The Hippopotamus amphibius kiboko isolate mHipAmp2 chromosome 3, mHipAmp2.hap2, whole genome shotgun sequence genomic interval GGGCGGcctggtgggggcagaggggagcgGCTCCGCCCTTCTCTCCTCCAGCTTCTCACAGCCTTGCCTCTGCCCTCCAGGTCAGCGCGATGATCTCATTGCCAGCATCCTCTCAGGTAGGGGGCGGGCCCGTTCCAGGGGCGGGGCTACTCCTGCAGGGTCTGTCGGCACcaggccagcccagcccacctTTACTCTGCTGCCCTCAGAGGTGGCCCCCACCCCGCTGGATGAGCTCCGAGGCCACAAGGCCCTGGTAAAGCTCCGGAGCCGGCAAGAGCGGGACTTTCGGGAGATACACAAGAAGCATCAGCGGAAGGCGATTGCCCTCACACGCCGGTTGCTCGACAGCCTGGCCCAAGCCCGGGCCGAGAACAGGTGCCAGCACCGGCCGGGTGTCCTGTGAGTatccagcctgcctgcctgccagtgTGCTGTGGGCATGGAAGTGGATACGggggtgtgtgtgcacctggGTTTCTGTACTAGGCGGGTGTAGAGGGATGGCCAAGGGCTGCCCCTGGACCCCCAGGGCGGAGGGTTTGGtgcaaagaagacagagaagtcTGGGTCCCACGCTCTTTCTGCCAGGGAGCGATACCCTTTTCAAAGTCCCCATAAAAGCTTGTTTCCAGAGACTGCTGCCCAAACAGGCTCCCAACATTTGGGTGGAGCTAACGGGCCTCCTTATTGGCATAACAGATCCCACCCCCGGGCTGGCATCTGCCATTGCCTGCTGGGATGTGCcctgtccccctgccctcccagcccaAGCCCACGTGACGACCTGAGCATCACCCAGAGGGGTTCTCCCCACAGAGGCggggaggatgagagggaggagGACGAAGAGGTGAAGAGGTATCAAGAGTTCCAAAAGAAACAGGTGCAGTGCCTGCTGGAGCTGAGGGAGGCCCAGGTGGACACAGAGGCCGAGCGGAGGCTGGAGCACCTGAGACAGGTGAGGGGGATGTGTGGCGGTGGGGGAGAGCCTGCCTCCTAAGACAGGTCTGTCACAGCCCGCGTCACCTGTCGGTCACCTGTGTCTGTAGGCtcagctgaggctcagggagattgTCATGGATGCTCACACAGCTCAGTTCAAGAGACTGAAGGAGACGAACGAGAGGTGAAGGCAGAGGGGGGAGTACTCCGTGGTGCCAGGAGGCGGGCAGAGACCCCAGTCCTGCCACTGacccttcctcttcccccactgGCTCCTCCAGGGAGAAGAAGGAGCTGCAGAAGATCCTGGACAGGAAGCGCCACAACAGTATCTCAGAGGCCAAGACCAGGGAGAAACATAAGAAGGAGGCGTAAGGGCATTGGGGCCGGGAGCCATTTGGGCACTGGGCAGGCCGGGCCGGGTGCCTGGGCACTGAGCCCATCCTCCGTTGTTTCTGTGCAGGGAACTGACAGAGATTAACCGTCGGCACATCACTGAGTCAGTCAACTCCATCCGTCGGGTGAGTGAAGCCCAGGTGCCACGCTAGCCCACTCCTGTTCCTTCAGTGACGGTAGACCTGTATCCTGGGTGCCAGCCTGGTGCTGTGTTGTCCTAGAGCGACTTCTAGAGCCTTTTCCTTTGGGTCTGGAACATTTGCCATATCAGGACCCTGGCCACACAACCCCGGGAGCCTACGCCTGCCTGACTTCTATGCCCAGGCAGAGCCCTGGGGTCAGGGCCCCTCCCTTGGAGACCTCTGGCTGAGCCCTTGCCCCCCAACAGCTGGAGGAGGCCCAGAAGCAGCGGCAGGAACGCCTTGTGGCTGCGCAGCAGCAGATCCTCCAGCAGCTGACGGAAGAGGAGCCCAAGGTGAGCGCTTGGGTGAGGGGAAGGCGGGCAGCAGGCAGGTGGAGTGCCGGCTGGCTTGGCCTCACCTGTGATACTCCTCCTCATGCAGCTTCTGGCCCAGCTGGCCCAGGAGTGTCAGGAGCAGCGGGAGAGGCTGCCCCAGGAGATCCGCTGGAGCCTGCTCGGCGAGGCGCCAGAGGGACTGGGGGACGGGCACCTGGTGGCCTGTGCCAGCAACGGTCACGCGCCTGGGAGCAGCGGGCACCTGTCCGGCGCTGACTCGGAGAGCCAAGAGGAGACCACGAAGCTCTGAACTGGCTGAGGTGGCCGCCAGGCCAGGGCGGGAGCTGGGAGGCGGGCAGGAGGCGAAGAcactaaatgtttttttttttttttaactttttatctttagaaattttatttttttaaatcggGGCGAGCACCCCACACTAACTCCCTTCCTCTACCCTCCTGGGGCCTCATTAgtccccagcccctccttcctgccctcagtCCTAGGGAAGGTGCTGGATGGGTCACTCTGGGCCAGAAGGGCCTCACCCCCATGACACCCACACCCTAGAGTGGGAGTCGTCTCCCTCACTTCCCCAGGGAACAGTGGGTGGAGGCTTCAAGCTCCGGGAAGTCGGGGTCACATTCTTTCTCTatcctttggggattttttttacaTGAATAAAAGTGGATTTCAGGGACCCTGTGTGCAGTGTGGTTTGGGGTGGGCCAGTGCTGGAGAGGACTCTGAGCCCTAGATCTGGCTCTGCTACttctggagcctcagttttctcatctataaaatgggcttgTGGGTTTAGGTCAGGCCCCCAACGAAGGGTTGCTGGGTTTCAACCTTGAGACCTCCTTGCCCAGGAACTGCCTGCAGATGTTCCCAGTGACCTGACCTCAGAGGCCCTCTGGCCTCCCCCAGGCTTTCCAGCCTCTATGCCCTCTGCCCTGGGCTATCACTCCTGCTcctcccttcaccccccactACGTTTCTCCCTCCTGGGCTCTTCTTGTCCTCCCTTCACAGAGGCTCAGGCCTCTGCTTCAGgaagcctcccctgcccccccttcCTGTTGCCTGATATGACCCAAGCACCCAGCATCTTCCGCTGAGGCTGCTTCTCTGGGCCACACAGGCAGTTGACTGTATTGGGGGATGGACCTGCTAGGGGTGGAGCTGGGCATCTCAGAACCTGCCCACCATCAGGGGACCTGAGCTCTCAGCAATAGGGGGGAAGTGGATGGGCCTGGAAGTGACCCTTGGGAGAAAGGAAGCTGACAGTCACAGACACTCGCAGGGGCTAGGAGACGTGGCATCCCCCTCATCCCTGTGAGGGAGATGTTATGCctgttttgcaggtgaggaaactgaggccacaaCTAAGTCAAGACGTCCTGACCTGGAGGCAGGGTGGGCCTGGACCCTCTATGGCAGACTGTCTTCGGCCAGCCTGGAGGACCTGCTCCACgcctccccctcctgccctgggACAGCATGGAGTGGCAGAGACCCCGCAACGAGGGTGCGGCTGGGTTCTGCAGCAGGGTTAGGCTGGCACTTCTTCAAGGCCTCTCCCGGCTTCCTGGAGCTTCCTGGGCTGactgcctccctcctccagagGAAGGCTGACTCTTATCTGGGCTTATCTCCTGCCAActgagtgttttctttctttgtttttgctgcaACCTCAGGCAAACagaaggggtggggaggccagAGACACAGGGCTTCCAAAAGCAGGGCCTTCCCAGGATTGGGGACCTCTACCTTGGGCCCTGCTCCCTTAGGGTCAATACCATCAGGCCTGGGCCTTCCCTGCTTATGTGGTCAGGTCTTGTTCTAGCCCCAAATCTGCCCCGCCCAGGCCCCTCAGCAGCTGACTCCCACCTTCCTGACTCCACACATAAACACTGGATGTCAGTCCCCGGGTCCTCAAAGACCCCATCCTTCCATGGGTTTATTCTTTTATCTACTGGGAAtaacagcccccacccccatctcaagTCCCAGCTGTagctcacctcctccctgaagccctccctgactttCCCCTGCCAGAGGGAGCTGCCCTCTCTCCGCTTCCAGGTCCCTGTCATAGCCCTCGGCTGGCGGCTGGCGGTAACTCCACTGCGAGAGGCTGGCTCTCCCCTGGCCAGGAAGCTTGGGAGAGCTGGGGCTGTGGCTAATTTGTCTCTGCGAACCTAATACAAAGCGCTGACTGGTCTGTAGGGGGCGCCAATAAATCTTTCTGGAATTGAGCTCTGAGCTCTGCTCCCAGGTCCTGGTGAAGCTTCTCGGATTCCCTAGCGCTCACTCTACTCAGAGCCCTGCGCCCAGCCttccgcccccctcccccgccctacTCCTCCTGCCAGTTCCCCGAGGAGCGCTGGCCCCAGGCCGGCCACACAGTAGCTGCTCAAAAGGACTGACCCAAATAGGAACAAGTGACCCTCCCTGGGGGACGGCGGCATGGTTTGCAGTGCGCGGAATTCTGGCGGCCAGCCGGCCAGCCGGCCTGCGGCTCCCAATTACCATGTTAAAGATAAGGACCTGGAGGTCCCCGAAGCCCGGTCGCGCTCTGCTTCCCGGAGGCCAAGCTGCCGCGACTCTGCTCGCCGCCTCAACCCCTCCCTAATCTCGGCTCCAGGATGTCACTCAAAAAAGAGCCTCGGTTTCCCTTATACGTAAAACTGGGGCATTTTGAAACTCTGTCGGTGCTGGCGCTCCCCCTGCCCGCGAAGCCCCAAGCGACGGACATAGGAGACTCCAGGGCACAGACGCGGGCTTTATTAGGTTTCGTAGTGAGCGTCAGCCCGCAGCGTTACCGCTGAGGGAAGGGTTCTGGCGAAGTTGGGGTTAATCCCGGCTCGCAATTGGCGCAGGCGTCAGCGGCAGCCCAGCGCCGGGGGCGGGGTCGCAGGACCACTTCCGGCAGCTAAGGGCGGAAAAACTTCAAAACTTCCGATGGGGGCCGAGCCCCTCTGTGGTCCAAGCACACACCGGAAGGGAATTGGGCTCTGGGTCAGACCGCCTCCttctgaaagggaagaaactgagCCTCCTCTGGCATAAGGCCTACAGAAAAGACTTCCGCCCGTTCCCAAGATGGCTGCCAGCAGCGGCTGGGAGCTTCCGGATGTTGAACAGGTCACTGGGAGGGGGCGGAGCTCCCTCTGCCCAAGTTCCGGTTCCACCAGGACTGGAGGAAGCGCGTCCAGCTGGGGCTTTGTCGCATCTGCGTCGCTGTGCCCGCGCTCTTCGGGCGAGGAATTCCCTtcggggtgggaggaggaaagggtTAAATGAGTTAGCTTATCCTGGCAGCGCGAGTAGGGCCCCTCCGCTTCCGTAATCCCACAGCCAAGCGAGATCCCGGGGGAGATAAAGACCCTAGCTCCCAGCAGACCATTACTTGTCAGGAGACGGAGGGATCGCCTGACAAGTAAGCATGAGATCGCTTGGGCCCTTGGGTATGGGTTAATCTAACCAGTCCAGTTAATCTAAGCAGGCCAAACCCTCCATGGCGGGGGCGGAAAGAGAAGACGCCTAGAACTCTGTAAGCCCCAGAGCCGGAGATCTAGCACCTGGAAGGTGGGGACCGTAATTTGAAAAGTAAAGAAGTGGTTCCGAAATTGAGGTCCGAGGACCCGGATATCCGCAAGGGGTCGGCCAGGAGCACAGATGCCAGTATGCCTCGCGCTCCAAGGATTTGGGGAACCCAGGAGCCTCGGCCTTCTGGAGCGGGGTCTTGACTACAGATCCCGAAATGCCCTGGGACTCGAAAGGGACAGCGCAGTGGGAGGAACCCCGGGAGTACGGTCCCCCGCGCGCCCCGGCAGGCGCTCACCTTGAAGGAGCCGTGGAACTCGTCGCTCATCCTCCGGAGCTCGCGGCCATAGCGCTGTGCAGCCCAGAGGTTAGGGGGCGCCGAGCGCGAGCGGCCTCGGAAGGGGCTGGGCTCCTCCTCTTCCGTCCCTTCATCAACCTCGGTCCCCGCGCGGTACGAGCTGTGGCGACTCCGGGTCTCCACTGCCCCAGTGCCTGCAGAGAAGGTCAGGGGGCGGGGACGACGTGAATCTCCACTTCTCTGCGCCCCCAGCCCTGGCGAAGCCCTCAGCATTAGCTGCGCCGGCCCGCTGATGCCTTTGCGTGCACATCACTACCTCTCAGAGCCCCAGTTCCCTCCTAAGGGAAGCTCATGGGGCTTTTGTGACGATTCGAATTAACTTCTCATTAATCCCACAAATCTTAATTGAGCCCCAATAATGGGCCAGGCCCTTAGTGTATAAAATGACTTtcctctgtgcctggcacaaaataaggGCATGAGAAATGGTAGATACAGCTGTGAGTGCCAGACCCTGGGGCTTCCCGGCAACGCCTTGGGCTGTTAGCTCTTTTATCAGCTCCCTTACCCCTCAGAGGAAACCAGGCCCCTGGATGAGGAAGTATCACCCTAGCCAGGCCACCTGCAGATGACCTGCTGGGGCCCATTTGTTTCACTGTTGTGGCCTACAGGAGACCTTGGGCCCCCAGAGAACAAGAACCTGTCAGCAGCATATCTGTACCTCCCACAGCACCCACTCTGGTAAAGTTTCCAGAACGTTCTGTTGACTAGGTAATACTTATGGAGCACTTCCTGTGTTCTAGACCCTGGGCATTACCTTATTATCCTCCTAACCATCCTGGGAGGTGAGTACTAACATTGCtttcactttgcagatgagaagacagaggctTACAGAGGTTgagacttgcccagagtcacacagctgtgGAGCTCTGAGGCTAGAAGCCCCTAGAGGTTTGTTGGAATCCAGAGTCCAGTGATTATCCACTGAGCTACCCTTCTTCCCTTGTCCAACCATCCTTCAACTCCCTGAGCCTGCGTCCTCACCTCTCTGTGGGGATAAACCTAGTCCTTACTACCAGTGACTGCATAAGGGTCACCTAAAGAGCGTGAAAGTGCTTTTTTAAGCTGAAGGGGCATGATGGATCATTATTTAAAGAGGTGtgtcctggacttccctggtggcgcagtggttaagaatctgcctgccaatgcaggagacacgggtttgagccctccaccaggaggatcccatgtgccatggagcaactaagcccatgcaccacaactactgagcctgtgctttagagcctgtgtgcctagagcctgtgctctgcaacaagagaagcccctgcaatgagaagcctgcgcactgcaacgaagagcagtccctgtttgccacaaccagagaaagcccgtgtgcagcaacaaagacccaatgcagccaaaaattaaaaacaaaaacaaaaaacccaaagaggTGTGTCCTGAGTGTCTGACCTGTGTACTGTGTGCCAACCCCTGAACTCCTGCCAACCCCACCCCCATACCCAAAGAAAGACCTAGAACACTCCCAGGAGCAAAAATCCAGAGCTAAGTATAGAGTGAAAGCAAGACACGGAACAAGTGCAGGGGAACAGCATCCACAGCAAGGCACGACTGTCAGGGAGGCATTTTGGAGAAAGTAAGATCTAGGCCAGGTCTTCAAGCCAGGGGTAACTGTCTCGTCCTCCCCCAAAGGCCTGTGGGTCAGCTCCAGGGCTGCAGGGCCTCCAAGGGTCCCAGCTCCAGACACACGGCTGAGAGAGCCAAAAAGGGAAGAGGGGGCTGGATCCAGAAAAGCCTCGGCTAAGAGGGGGTCACAGCTCCTGGGCTTCACCAAAGCCTGAGGTCAGGTCGGTAGGGCACCATAAAGCCTTTGAGGAAGGAGATGGCAGTGGGGAACAGGCAGCTAAGTCAGCAGTTGGGATTGGGCATGGGGGCTAAGGAGCTGAGAGCAGCAAGACCCCTGATGAGAACAGGGGTCTGCAGAGCACTGTCCAGTTCCGTGGGGCGTGGGCAGCAGGGCAGGggtccccacctccatccccttcctgctttgtgaccttgggcccCTCCTTTAATCCCTTGGGGCCCCAGTGTtgtcctctgtgaaatgggggcagCCCCCAGGACCTCCATGAGAACAAATGACACAGGGAGAGCACCCTGTTCTGCCTTTTTCATGTCCTGAAGGCTCCCAGCTTCCCAATGAGGCAGAGGCCAAGCTCTCCCTATTACATAGGAGGAaacggaagcacagagaggttaggaacTTGCCTGGGGTTGCACAGCCGGCACACCCTGCCTGGTCACTTAAATGCTCAGGAACCATCACCTATTATCCTCCTTTACCAGCACTAAGAACCCACATACCTCCACACTTGACAGATGCACGGCCCAAGGGTCAGAAGGTGAGTAGCTGGCAGGTGGGCACTTGGTGTGGGCACTGCACCCCCTCCTAGGAATCAGGACAAGCAGAAGACCACTTGCTGTGTCAAGCTGGAAGTGTGCTTCACGTGTATTGATACCTTACATCCTCATCACATCCTATGAGGGAGGTTActcactgtccccattttacagaggagaaaactaaggcacagagagggtaaataacttgcccaaggtcacacagctagtaggtggcagagctgggattccaacctAACCAGTATGGCTCCTGGGCCTGTGTGTTTAACTCTCACGCCCCAGGCTCACTCCAGCAGCACCATGGGCCACCTTAGGGGCTAAGGTCTGGGAAGGCACCCCTGGACCTTCTGTAAGTGCCAGCTCTACCAGGAGCCTACTCTAAGGAGTGGGGATTTTCCCCAAAGCCGTGGATTGAGCAATGCCAAGCCAGCCATTGTCAAAATGACATTCATGTGTGTAAACTGAACATTTAAGTGTCCTTCTATCCACTAGAAAAAAACCTGAGGGATTTTCTGTGAACTCCCTGGGGGAAGTGGATATGCCCCCCCACTCTATCCACCCAACTCTCAGTCAGCTCTCATCCCTACATGccctggggcagggcagaggtggcctctcccagtctgtggaaggcaagggggagggagggggcgtggCTCCTGCCTGGCTGTAAGCATGGGTAGGTGCCCAGGCCTGCCCACTCACTCCATCCTTCCAGAGAACCTGCCTGAGGCTGGAGTGGGGAATTGGGAGGGGCCTACAGCTGGAggtgccccagcccccaccaagcTTTAAGTTCTTTATCCATTGGGCTTCTGGGTACATGGGTGGGGCTGGACACAACCACGTTCATGCTTCTGTGAGCATCCTTGCACACTTCATTAAAACAGTGGCTTTCCAGACAGTTCCAGGCAGTGAGGCTTTGCCATCAGGCAGTGCTGGGTTTGGATCCTGAAACACCATGCGGATGGTTCACATGCTGCTTGCTGCCAGCAGGAGAGCAGCGTGGCGTTCCACCCTGAGCAGGCATCCTGCCTGTCCTGTCTCGGCCCAGGCTTCCTGTGGCCCCTAAAGCCATCTGGGGTACAAAAGCCCcttactggggcttccctggtggtgcagtgtttaagaatcctcctgccagtgcaggggacacgggtttgagccctggtccgggaagatcccacatgccacggagcaacaaagcccgtgcaccacaactactgagcctactcgctagagcctgagagcctcaactactgatgcctgcgtgcctagagcctgcacaccgcaacgaagagtagcccctgctctccgcaactaccaaaagcccacatgcagaaacgaagacccaacacagccaataaattaaaaaaaaaaaaaaaaaaagcccctttcTGGCCTGTAGAGAACATAC includes:
- the BAD gene encoding bcl2-associated agonist of cell death; this encodes MFQIPEFDQSEQEDSSPADRRLGPSPTGDRPPGPSNHWQTAPGLLGEAGYQQGQPAGSSHHGGTGAVETRSRHSSYRAGTEVDEGTEEEEPSPFRGRSRSAPPNLWAAQRYGRELRRMSDEFHGSFKGIPRPKSAGTATQMRQSPSWTRFLQSWWNRNLGRGSSAPSQ